CCAACAAAAACGATTCTTTTTGCATTTCCAATAGATGAAATAAAGCTACTAAATAAATTGTTGTCAACCATTGATGTTTCATCAATAATTAATAAACCATCATCTAGCGGATTAAACATATTTTTTCTAAACTTATCAGTTGAAGGATCATATTGCAGTAATTTATGAATAGTTGTAGCGTCGGATTCTTCAAAACTTTCCTTAATTCTTGCTGCTGCTCTTCCTGTCGGAGTTGCTATTTTAAAACTTTCATTTGGATAAACTTTTTTAAATAGTTTTACTATGCCTTTTATTAAAGTGGTCTTACCAGTTCCAGGGCCACCAGTAATTACTACAAATTTATTATCAATAAACTTTCTTAGTGCGTTAATTTGACTTTCATCATATTTAAAGTTGTCTATGTCTGCTTCTTTTGCAGACTCTTTTTGAATTTCTTTTATATATTGTTTAAATTTGGAATACCTAATTTTTTTGACTCTGTTTTTATTAGCTAAAAATGAAGCAATAGTCATTTCATCATTATATGTTTGGGCTGTATAAACTCTATCTTTTTTAATAATGAGAAGTTTTTTGGTTTTTGCATATCTTATTACATTATTAATGACTTTTTTTTAACTCCACTGGAATAAAAAACTTCTCTTGATAGTCAAAGTATCTTTTTATATTTTCTAAATATGTATAAGAACTAGATTTGTTATTTAGAATTTCATTACAATAATTATGTAAATAATGAGCAATTCGTGCAACAATATTTTCATCTTTATTAAAAAGCAAAAAGATTTTATCAATAGATTCTAGGCTAGTTATTTTGTATTGAAAATTAATCTCATACAAACTATTTTTAATTGCTTCTTGTATTAGATCAAATGAGCCTGCATAAAGCTCTATTAGTTTATCAAGTACATTTAAATCAAGGTCATTAGTAAGAAATGCTAGTTTAAAATTACTAAAAGTAAGCTTGTTAAAAACGCTATTTAAAACTGGTTTTCGTACTTGCTTCATGTTTAGAAATTTTTCTTTATTAGAAAGTATTTCTTGTCAAATATTATCTGATTGGTAGTATGACTCTAATTTTTTAATAAAATCATCACCAATAGTTTTATTAAACACATCCGATTTCAAATATTCAAAAAATATTTGGTTGTCGCTAGCTGTGAATAACTTATATGACTTGCAATTATAAATTTCAGAATTATATTTTTCTTCTGGGTTTTCATCTGTTTGAATTTCATATAAAACTTCAATAGGCAAGCTATTAATATTACCACTAATTTTAATGATTTTCTCGGTATCTAAAACATAAAAATTAGCAACAGCTCAGTCTTTATCTGTATTGTAAGTAAATTCTTTTATATAACCTATAAAAGATTTCATAACTTTTCCTAAAATTATTAATAAAATTCGCTCTATATTTATTATTCAAAAAGCTTTTTACACAAGTTATCTATTTTTATTTTATCTAATTTTTGCATACAGTAGTTTAGCTTAGTTATATAAAATTCAGTATTTTTTATTTTCTATTTAAACTTAAATGCAATTAAAACAATGCATAAATAAAAACCTCAAATCTACACAAAGCGGTGTAAATGAGGCCTTTATTTTTTAATTCAATCTACGTGACCATTAGACGATCTAGCTAAGACAAATTCAGCAGCAGATGATAAACTTTTAAATTCAAGATCTTGTTGTAAAACACCATCTCTAATGATTTGTTTTGCAAAGCACTCAGCTCGTAATTCTTTTATGCTATTGTATTTCATTTGTTCTTTAAAGTGTTGAGCTTCAGCAAGTTCAATGGATGAACCTGATAGCAAAATAAATCTTTTGTCTTCAACTTGCTTTAATGTTGCAATTATTTTTTTGTTTTTATCAAGCCTACTATTTTTAGACAATGAAAATATAGTTTCTTTATATTTGTTATTAATTTTTAAACTTTTTTGTTTTTCATACAAATCATCAATATTATTAGATTCAACTCAAATCCTGCCATCTGATGAATTTCCTAAAACAAAAACAGCTGCATAAGATTTTGAATTAAATTCTTGATTTTCTTGCAAAATTCCATCAATAATCTTATTTTCTAAAATTAATTTATCTCTTTTTTCTTTAATCGTTTTAAATAGATTTGCAAAATACTCTGGTTCATTTTGATGTAATCTAATTTGAGAACCTTTTAATACTATATATTTGTCGTCTTTGTTAATGCAATAAAGCAATGGTGGTTTTTTCTGTTTCTTTTGATTTTTGCCTTAAAGTATAGTATTTAACTTCATTATCATTTGCATAAGATTGTGTGTGCTTTTGTTCATCATGTTTTAGGGCTTGAATTTCTTTTTGTTGGCCTAAATTTTGTTTTTTACCAAAAACATCAAAACCAACATTTTTTAATATAGTTTTAGCATTTTCTATAAAAGCATTTCATTCTGCTTCATCTTCACTAGAAATATTTCCCTTGTTAGCGCAATTGTCATTTAATAACTCAATATTGCTATTATCTGTAAATAGCCTTATGAAAGAGTGCTCTAAATAGTTTAGTTCAGTTGCTCCAATATTACTTTGAGAATCTACAATTATATAAACATAATCAAAATCACTTCTTTTTTCTGAGCTTAGATGTTGAAATACTCTATATAACACTCCTTTATTATCGTTTTTTATATTTGATTGGCCAACATAGACACTATAGTTACTATTATTTTGTTTAACTAGAAAATATACCCCTGCATGGTTTAAAAAATCTTGCTGTTTTGCTAATAAACTAGAAAGTTTATTCTTAGTTATTTTATAAATTATTCCAACTCAATTTTTAGATTTATATTTTATTATTTGTCCATCATTGCTATCTATTATTTGAGTGCCAAACCATGTTATAGACATTTTTATAACCTCAATCAAAAAATTTTATTATTTTAATTATATTTGATATTTATTCTTTATGTAAGTAGCACAAAAGAAAAAGCCTTAAATTATATAAAGATTTATAAATAAAATAAAAAATGCCACCTATAATTGTTATTATATCAATTGTAAATTTTTAATTGTATAGTTTAGTTTGATACTAGCATAAATTAATACAATATGAGCTAAAATAAATATAAAGTGCCTAATTGAATTATAAAAAAGGTTTAAAAAAAACAAATCATTTGCTTTTTTTAAATAATGAAAAAGGTAATTAATTCATAATAAATGAAAATATATTAGTATGCTTATTTAAAAGTGTTTTGGTGATAAGCAATGCAAAAAATATTTTTAGCCTACAACAAGTTTCAACATTTTATTACAAACAGAAAAAACATAGCTTATAATTGTATTTAGCCAAGTTTTTTTGCTACAGAATTTATAAACAACAGCAGTATTTAAAAAAATAAAAATCTGCTTTTGGTTTATTTTTTCTAATGTATAATAATATTGCTTTTTAAACACTAGCCAAAAAAGCGGAGAAGTAGCTCAGCTTGGCAGAGCGCTACGTTTGGGACGTAGTGGTCGCAGGTTCAAATCCTGTCTTCTTCACCATGGGGGATTAGCTCATTTGGCTAGAGCGCCTGCCTTGCACGCAGGAGGTGGTGGGTTCGAATCCCATATCCTCCACCATTTTTATGGCGTTGTAGCTCAGTTGGTTAGAGCATTCGGTTCATACCCGAAAGGTCAAGAGTTCGACTCTCTTCGACGCTACCATTATATGGAAAAAGTATCTAACTGAAGGACCTATAGCTCAACGGTTAGAGCAACCGGCTCATAACCGGTTGGCTACTGGTTCGAATCCAGTTAGGTCCACCATGGGTGATTACCCAAGTCTGGCTGAAGGGACTAGTCTTGAAAACTAGCAGGGGCTTCACGGCCCGCGGGGGTTCGAATCCCTCATCACCCGCCATTTGTTCTTTTTAACTAAAACTTTTATATCGCGGAGTGGAGAAGTTGGCATCTCGCAAGGCTCATAACCTTGAAATCGCTGGTTCGAATCCAGCCTCCGCCACCAATATGGTCCAGTGGTAAAGTGGTTTAATACGCCTCCCTGTCACGGAGGAGATCGCGGGTTCAATTCCCGTCTGGACCGCCATAATGGCTCTGTAGCTCAGTAGGTAGAGCAACGGATTGAAGCTCCGTGTGTCGCTGGTTCGATTCCTGCCGGAGCCACCATATCAAATATGCCCCAAGGGCTTTTTTTATTGCTTTTTTAGCCCAAAAATACACATTTTTAAGTAAAATACTATATATATTTATTGAGGTGTATATGAAAACTAAATTTATTTTTACAACTGGTGGTGTATTAAGTGGACTTGGTAAAGGTGTAACTGCTGCCAGTGTTGGTAATCTTTTAAAAGCACAAGGATTTAATATTTTTGTACTTAAACTAGATCCATATTTGAATATTGACCCAGGTGTTATGAATCCTTTGGAGCATGGCGAAGTTTATGTTACTAGTGACGGGGGAGAAACTGATTTAGACTTAGGTCACTATGAAAGATTTATTGGCATAAAGTTAACTAAAGAATCTAACTTTACTACAGGTAGAATTTTTACAAGAATTTTAGAAAAAGAGCGTAGAGGCGACTATAATGGTAAAACCGTGCAAATAGTGCCTCACGTAATTGATGAAATTATTTCAATTATTTTAAATTTAGCTAAGCAAAAAGATCCTGATTTTATGCTTATTGAAATTGGCGGAACTGTTGGCGACTTAGAATCTAGTCCATACATTTATGCAATTTCAAAATTTGCTAGCTTATATCCAGAAAATGTTATGTTTTCTCACTTAGCTTTTGTGCCTTATCTTTCAGCATCAAACGAATATAAATCTAAACCTAGTCAAGTTTCAATTTCAACACTAAGATCATTTGGAATTAATCCTAATTTATTATTGCTTCGTTCACAAGAAGGCATTGACACATCAATTATTCAAAAAGTTAGTGCTAATGCTTTTATGAAGCCTGAAAATGTAATTAACATTCCTGACAAAGCAAACATTTATGAAATTCCTTTATTTTTAGAATCAAGCGGCATATTGCAAATAATTTATAAACACTTTAAAATAGATAAGCCTATTAACTATGAAGCTAATGCCTCTTGAAAAGAATTTGCTAATAAATATGTTTCAAAAAGATGCAAGCCACTTAATATTTTATTAGTTGGCAAATACACTAGTTTAGAAGATGCATACTTATCAATTAT
This sequence is a window from Mycoplasmopsis agalactiae PG2. Protein-coding genes within it:
- a CDS encoding GIY-YIG nuclease family protein; protein product: MSITWFGTQIIDSNDGQIIKYKSKNWVGIIYKITKNKLSSLLAKQQDFLNHAGVYFLVKQNNSNYSVYVGQSNIKNDNKGVLYRVFQHLSSEKRSDFDYVYIIVDSQSNIGATELNYLEHSFIRLFTDNSNIELLNDNCANKGNISSEDEAEWNAFIENAKTILKNVGFDVFGKKQNLGQQKEIQALKHDEQKHTQSYANDNEVKYYTLRQKSKETEKTTIALLH
- a CDS encoding CTP synthase, with amino-acid sequence MKTKFIFTTGGVLSGLGKGVTAASVGNLLKAQGFNIFVLKLDPYLNIDPGVMNPLEHGEVYVTSDGGETDLDLGHYERFIGIKLTKESNFTTGRIFTRILEKERRGDYNGKTVQIVPHVIDEIISIILNLAKQKDPDFMLIEIGGTVGDLESSPYIYAISKFASLYPENVMFSHLAFVPYLSASNEYKSKPSQVSISTLRSFGINPNLLLLRSQEGIDTSIIQKVSANAFMKPENVINIPDKANIYEIPLFLESSGILQIIYKHFKIDKPINYEANASWKEFANKYVSKRCKPLNILLVGKYTSLEDAYLSIISSLKIAAAHQNIELTYKLVDSEKITDKNIASELKGYDGVVILPGFGLRGFEAKVNLAKYTRNNKIPTLGICLGFQAMTVAQARMMGILNATSKEFADQSKEQEFVLTPFYENGDLMNIGGTLRLGEDKIKAKDDTLAQKIYGSNVFYERHRHRYEATDKYRVLLEDKGFVFSGTHPELNVAEICEVKNHPFYLGVQYHPEFTTQVLRSNPLFDTFLAKTWENKQNK
- a CDS encoding DUF4357 domain-containing protein is translated as MLYCINKDDKYIVLKGSQIRLHQNEPEYFANLFKTIKEKRDKLILENKIIDGILQENQEFNSKSYAAVFVLGNSSDGRIWVESNNIDDLYEKQKSLKINNKYKETIFSLSKNSRLDKNKKIIATLKQVEDKRFILLSGSSIELAEAQHFKEQMKYNSIKELRAECFAKQIIRDGVLQQDLEFKSLSSAAEFVLARSSNGHVDWIKK